TCTCCTAACTATAACCAATACCCTACCGAGATCAAGACCTATTCCACGGAGCATCTGGAAAAGCTTCTCAGCATCCTCTCTAACCGAGGTGCATACCCTCTCCTCATCCATGCATACTACTTCCACCGAAGAATGGCTATTACTGGTCATCACCATCACCTAAGTATTAGATAGCTAATTAAAAAAAGTTATAGAATACATATGATAATACATTCCTCCTCTGTACATATTACGACACATACCATAGCTACTCCCCAAAAAAAAAGCATGGGGGGTAATAAGCGTCGATCCATGTTGAGGTTGTGGGACAGGAGATCTGATAGTCCATTAATCTATCCATAGATACAGTATCGATCGACCCTGCCCTTTTAAAACAGTTAGAGCATCGATATATTATGGTAATATCTAGAGGTTTAAAGATATAAGAGGCTATGTGATTGGAATTTGAGCGAGGGTGGGAGGTGTATGAGTAGGTATAAGGTTTGGAAATGCGGTATATGTGGTGAGCAGGTTATTGAGGGTCAGAGGTTTCTTGTGATTAAGAACATAGGTTTTGCTCATTTTGAGTGTGTTGTTGGTGAGCTTGTAAAGAGATCCCAGGGCCTCTCTAGGGATGCCCTTTCCCTCTTAGAGGCTAATGAGGCTTTGACATATGCTATTGTGAGGCTTAAAACAGCTGAGATCGAGGCTGAGGGTGAGCATCTCAGGGGTTTGATTGCTGCTGCTAGAAAGGATCTTGAGAAGCACTCAGCGTTTCTCGGTAATGAGCTTGGCAAGCTCCTCGGATATGTGTAGCTAGGTTTTAATCCATAGATCTGTTTTAAGCAATATTTAGCCCTGTTTCATCCATATATATGGACCTCTATGGGGGATATTCTCTCTATAGAGGAGATAGATCTAGGTCTGATGGCTAAGCTTATTAGACTGGCTAGAAAGGCTATTGAGCTCTATATGGAGTATGGGGGTGAGGATGAGATCCCGATGGACTATGAAGAGCTCTTCAAAATAGATCCTAGGATGGGTAAGAAGGCAGCAGTCTTCGTAACCCTTGAGAAGGTGAGCGGCTCC
The genomic region above belongs to Sulfolobales archaeon and contains:
- a CDS encoding DUF2175 family protein — encoded protein: MSRYKVWKCGICGEQVIEGQRFLVIKNIGFAHFECVVGELVKRSQGLSRDALSLLEANEALTYAIVRLKTAEIEAEGEHLRGLIAAARKDLEKHSAFLGNELGKLLGYV